ccaggacctctccactttaaggggttaaaacttcatttattacttgtttatagcctacattttgctcacattttttttcatgagtgaaaagtttactgatattaagacaggaagtaattagtacagaaagagtaacacacttttaagaacattttgctcagctcactgttttattttcaagtgtcaaaagttcattacagataggactggttgattaattacagcgtttacagtaaataatctagtataaacagtaatatacacatttaagtacattttgctcagtgtattttttatgtgtcaatcgTTTATTgagaggaatgattgatttatcagtgtttacaagaaacaatgtgttcagaaaagtaatacaaactgtcaagcacactatgctctgtttggttttgttaatgactttgttctgtactggagcctactattactgttatctattaaagcatattaaaatgtgcttgaacaattttatcatttcttaataatgtttgtactggaagagagaatggaagggggtcgtcaaaaattttaccggtaaaaaacggggtcccttgggaaaaaggttgggaaccactgctctagagagctgtgattggctagccagagtcctggtaggcgctgtggaggttccaatggagcatgcctagaccaaactttgcaaagcaagaatttggtctagttcactaggctaaagaCCACAAACAAGacgaagagaaagcagaaaaagaagaagagaggcggaagCATTCGTATCAAACTCGAActggtagtcaaaacatgaagcatgaaatggagttatctagagctgaaacaactaatcgatttaatcgattattaaaatagttaacaacttttttagtcatcggttagttgtttaataatcatattttaccgcataaagtctattttttaccacaatctgacatcggttacaatctgttaaatttgccgccagtgtgtggcagtaatgagccactgatctaccagtggggccgtagaagaagaaattagccaataagtgccctcggttttcatgacgtatcacgttactgacgcgcatcttgctgtgagagatggcggatcaacaacaaatacagaagaaaaataaaagcgacaaaacaagagaaaccccggacaaaaacctcacgagtatgggagcacttcactagatgccttgaaaagaccggtgacctacaaaatatgcaaaaaccatggcacgacggaagcacgacgtccctaagtgaacatttgagacgaaaacgtgggggctgatgcagcagaggaatgtccggtaagtaacagaaaataaacaagctaacgcagatcacatttgggacttagtgttagctgagttcgttatagtggatgttaaacatgtttttttttttttttgccgcgtcagtttacggtgttctacttctgattgactagatgcaatcgtgaatctcctccgtgttgtgaatcatgcgcttgccaaatttagcacgtctgtttataagaatgttctcgttaagagaaaaacggcacaaacccataactgtgttcctcattcaaaaaaggacaactccgcggagaaaaatatacagacgagctgtgtccaggtgaatataacgcggcatagttgtacgctttcaatttttaaatacaggagaaattcagaaagtcctttttttaactattaaaaggctgttttactatctaacgctgtaaaacgcctcacaacacatttttgtcaaaataaatgatcactgtatattgttaattaattcaaataatgtaatattgatttagtgttgtagtgtgtgtgctgctttattttatatgtgtacttaattcagtctatttgtgtttcttatgcagaaaaaaacaagcaacgatggacaactacatggggaacaagacactcacccccagcaattcataccacttacaaactctattccagattctacattattttttatggaatttacctcttatattttgatgccaaaaagttattctggactgatattttgcactgtttagctcattttacactgctgactgtggtcatgtgcaataaaatagattgtagtcaactgcacaattctcttatgtttttctttttcttaactgaaatgtattcatcacttgtataggttaaatagctaaacaataacaaaccgattaatcgaaaaaataatcgacagattaatcgattatgaaaataatcgttagtttcaGCCCTAGAGTTATCCCCACATTTACCTGCACCGCTGCTAGGGCTCACTGTTGGCCCAGAGGACAACGTAAATGTGACTCAGCTGCTTAACTGAGCTATCTCCCCACGAGCACACAGGTGCCCGTTTaaaggccgtggagccaaacatcTGACCAGCATCGGTGGCTCCAGAAAACATTTAGACTTGAGGGGTCATGTGGGTGACAGCCACAGTGCTACAGATAAACAGAATAATAACAGGGAGACAACCTCTGATCACCaggaaacaataaaaaataacaatacacCTTATGAAATCTACAGAATACATAAGGACCAGTGACGGCTTCCTGACTCGTCCCCGGACCACAATTTCAACCCGAGAGGATGAAATAATTTAATGTTTAAAGCTGAGGTCAGTCTGACTCAGTCGTTCAGTGTTTTCATTAACATCAGTCCCTCTCCAGTAGGTGGGCTGCCACTTAAAGCCTATGCTCCGCCCCCGTGTTGAGTCAGCAACTAGCTTGAAGATCTCCCAGGGCAGTCACATCTGCAGTCATGCCGACTGAGGACTGGCCTTGTGGGACACCAGTGGGAGGGATGTAAACATGTGACCACGATGAGCCAGGCTCTGTTCTGTTGGCTAAAATGGACCCAACTGCAGTTCATGAGAACCAGAAACAGTAGGTTCTGATAAGAAACAAGCAGCCAGTAGTTTTATGGGGCCTTGTCCTCTCGAGAGGACAAAATGCAAAGCTCAGATCATAAATGTAACTGCAGCTGAGCTGATAGGCAAACACAGGTAATGACCCGAGCACGGTCCCGCCTCAAATCGTCTGCATcctgatgtggcagtgtgagcgtcgggTCACCGTGACTCGACTGGTCCTGGCTACTGGTTAGCgcccgtgactctcacccggagtctggggatcgaatcccgcccaggccctcgtttctccaccctgCCACACTAACCAAGGTTGATTCAGTCCTGGAGACATTTGGACACAGTGATCCATTTCATGCAGACAGCTTCTGACCACAGGTCCTTCCCGAACAGCAGTTTCTGCAGGTCACCTTTGAAACGCTTGTTTTCTGCTCCGAGTCGTTTACACGACCTGTGGACTCTGAGCCTTTCGACTGGAGACCTCAGCTGCAGCAGTCAGCTTTGGCTCCTCCCCGTGGCCGTCGTCCTCTCAACACATTCCTAGTCCTAGTAAGGTTTTCATAGTAAAAgtgcattttaaaaacatttgctGTCATGCTGTAAAGCTGCATTGATGACGGTGTTGGAGTTGATTATCTGCAGCTGACCTCACATGAACAGACGAGCCTGAAGACTTTCACCAACTTTATTAAAGCCGACAGATGAAACGGGTCATGCCACGTGTTCCTGTCAGAGATCAGGGACAGAATCAAACAGCAACTCTGAACGTGGTCGGGCTCAACAGCGAGCTGCTAAAGAGGATCTGCTCTTTAAACTTTTACGTGTTTAGTTTTTGTGGGAAGCAGAAACTTTTATTTTCTTTCATACAAGTTGGTTCAAACTGTGTGATGTGGTTTCATTTCAGACAGAAGCAGTCGAATGCTGATGTGTCTGCCACCTCTGATTAGCAGTAGCTAATAACAACAGCGCCATCAGCAGGACTGGTGTAGAGCTGCAGGTAGCGAGCACGCTAGACGTTGTCAGCGCCGTTTCTCAGGGACGATTCTGAGTGGTCCCCGGGTTTGTGCCTGCTGAGCTCTGCTTGGACAGTCATCCAGATGTTGTGAACCTGTCTGCTGAGCTGTACTGGAGTCGGGACTGGCCTCTGTGCTCTCACCTGGTTCTGGGTGTCGTGCTGCAGCAGGGACAGGATCAGTGACTTTCAGTCATCCTCCTGTTCTGAGCTTCTCCTGTAGTTTTTTGTTTTAGTCTTCCTGAAGGAGGTGAAGCTAAGGCTGGACTCCTCCATCGTCTGCTCTTCTGCTGGCTCCACACCTCCACTCACCTCCTTTTCTTCATCCTCCAGTACGGTTGGTCCTCTGGTCTCCTCTCTTCGTTTgccttcatcctcctcctcctcctcctcggctaAATGGCTCAGCTGTAGCTCCTTCTCCTTTCCCTGCTGCACTGTGATGAGATCTTTTGGTGGTCGGTTTGGTCTAGAGAAGATCATCTTCTTCTGGATGTTGCAGGGGGGATCACGATTTGTCTCTTGTCTCAGGCTGGACAGGAACTGGTGGGCTGTCCTCCTATTGTCCTGATCGCTGCTCTCAGTCACGTCCTCTAGACTGTAGTGGGTCCAACGCTCCGGGTGCGCCAAGTAATCAGGCACACCTCTCTTCTTTGGTGGTGTTGGACAAGTGGGCATAGGACAACTCGTCTTCCTGCGGTTTGTGGAAGTCTCCTGATTGAGACTGGGCGCAGTCTTCCTGTCAACAGTGTCCAGACAGTCAAAGATGCTGCGGCTGCGGTAGGAGAAGGCGGAGTTCCCTCCAGTCAGGGTGAACGTAGCGATAGGAGCTGGACCACtggcctccacctcctcctcatcatcactgtGGTCCAGCTCTGGGTCAAAAGGAGCCCTGCTGGGTGCTTCTTCAGCTTCAGACTCGTGGCTGGGTGACAGCTCAAGCACATCGTCGCTCTGAAACACCCCACCGTCGTCTCTGACCTGTTCCCGCTCGGACATCTTTACACCAACACAGAAGCTCAGTGAAATAAACCAAGTGGTGATGACGAGAGGAGGCTCATTCTGAAAGGACAAAAGATCCACAAAAAGAATTACACACCTTAGCACATGCGTTCTCCCCACAACCTCCATGACAGGCTGGAGTTTAAACGTCCATGTTCCCAGACTGAAGTTGGCGCATGTTCTGGTCTCTGAGCGTCTTTAATCTGCTACAACACCTAGGCAGGATTACTCTAACGCTTTTACTTTATGAAGTAACGGTGATTGTTGGGAGGAATCCCTCTTTCTTAAACGGGACCTGCTCCGTGCACCTCTACTCTGGTAAATACGGTAACACACCTCTTAATGGAGGAACAAGCATTACTTTAGGAAACtgcctgacaggtaaaaccagacATATAAACGTATTATAAACATAAGTAAAACCACATTTTTGCTGTTGTTTACTCGGATTTTCGACATTATTTATTTTCCCTAACACGTTTCTTACAGCTTATTTCAACCAcagaattgtttttgttttaaacctCAGGTGTTAGCAAGCTAATGCGTCGCTGTTTAGCGACTTAGTTCGATTATGATCAGCATCCAAAGAGCCCGTTCACGTCACGTTGTGTTTAAGACGTCTGTTTAGCTGTTCGGTTAAAGTGAAACGGATAGCAACGTTTGCTTTTAGTGCATTTACCTGCTAGCTGCTTCCTCGGGAACATTATTTTGGCTTCTTCTATGGTTCTTGTTTGTGGGTGTGCTCACAAAGGAGCTGCTGCCCCCCGGCGGTTCCTCGTGTGAACGACTTCTGAAAGATTTGTTTTAGGCAGAGCTGAATGAGTGAGTTAGATTAAGCTGCGAGTTGATTGAACAGAGATGATGAAATTAAACAGTAACTTTCTAAACCCGTGGGACGGTGCATGAGGATAAATAATCTGTTTAAGCTACTAGACCTTGACAACACGATAGGGGGCGGCAATTCAGCAAGATGGAATCCAGACTGCCGTCCAACCgccaaggaagaagaagaaaactaaCTCCTGATTGGCTGTCGACTTTCTGACCGGGATATTTTAAAAGTGAGTGTCTGACGCTATTGATCGCGTTAGTGGAACAGAGCTGAGCTGGGTGTGTGCGTTTTGCTCCGTTAAAATAAACATCGGTTAGTCTCCATGGAGCTAGAACAAGGGGAACCAACGTGTAGAGTTAGTGACATGTCGGACATGGTGGTGGTGGACCTAGACTCCACCgttacagccgagctggaggctgGAAGCGGCTCCTCCGAAGCGGACACAACTCAAGGTCTGGACTAGATGTTTAGTTAGGCTAATGCCAACCAGCTGTTGGCTGTGTGTTATGctgttgtttattaaaaaaaggTGTTCTGTTGCTGCTATATTACTTTTCTTGACCACGCACACGGATTAATAAACACTCACATCCAATGCACTATAAACGTTTATGTTTAATCTTTGTATACTTCAGGCGCGCAATTTTCTCATATCAACGTATGTACATATAAAActctgtgtatatacatatatttatcaaATTTAAAAATTTACATACACATACCTTTTATTTTCTACACACTCACACATATTAATACTTATATTTGTAGATGGCTGCCTGTTTAGTGAACTAGTGTACTTCTCCGTTGTTATAGTTTTCATtcttttgttgcttttattttataCTGTCCACTTTCTGCCATGACTGTGCAAATGCCCCACTTTTGGGGATAATAACCTTAACTTGTTCTgttcaagagtttattaaaaacacCCAAAAGAGGAATGATTACAGTTCAAAACTGCTGAACAAGATCATTACATAAAAGTAAGTTTATGATGTTAAAAACAACTATAATGTTTAAATGGTGCAGAACTGAGTGTAATAACATTTGTAGTTGTGATGGGTAAACAGCGTTATAACATAATTCATTATGATCTGAAGTATTTTCTACAGCTTGTTGTGTTGAAACATGAGAAATGGATTAAAAACAAAATGGATCCAATATTTACACCTTGAAGAAGCTATTACAGTCGCCACAAACTCTTCTAACAAATGCACTAAACTCTTTTAATATATATGCCAAGAACATGCTTATTCTCCAGTggcggcaaaagttattttaggttttgtgtgaaaaaacgtaGAGGACTACAAATGTATGTCTCACTAagctgacgtcatcaaaccagacacacaGAAGAGATTAATTTAGAACCAACATACAGATGCCAGAGCAAGACGGAGCATTAAACCAGGAGATAACCGCTAAAATctccatgtggtgagtagcagctccaCCAGTGGAGACGTCGTAAAGTATATGACTTCAAATGATCAAACTGAAGTACAACATACGTGCTAGTGAGGCAAAGCGGACCAGCATCTTCTATCGCCTcgttcagggacccatgagctgatCCAAGGGGAGGAGCCTTAGGCTCCCTTTATGAATGATCTTAGCTAGATGAGGGCTAATTATTTATGAGTTTCAGTTCTAGGAGTCAAATTCTGGAGCAGTCTTAGTAACCTAGTGTCTGGAAGCACCGATATGACATTTGTGTGCCGATACCAACATCACTgttgtggccgataaccgatCAGCTGACATTAATGCTGCTAaaagcagcagattttgtatagaatgaaaatgattaaagctgaactttgtgtgtgtgtgtgtgtgtgtgtgtgtgtgtgtgtgtcacccagAATAACATGATGTATCCCTGCAGTCCTGTTTCAGAATGAAGACAAAGAGGCtgctgatgaggaggaggaggaggatgatgatgacagtGGCACAGACCACTTAAGCGGTGAGAAGTCGGGAACCCAGCTGCAGAGGTGTGAGCACCATGAAGGAGGGCGCTCAAGCCTTCCGGACACCTTCCAGACCAGCAGCTTGCTGTTCTACGAGCGGTTCAAGGCCTACCAGGACTACATGCTTGGTACCTGAAGCTCCAGCATGATCACTGTGTTTGGGTCTATTTTGACTGGttgttctgtgtttgtgtgtgtgtaggggattGTAAGCCCTCAGAAGTGAAGGCTTTCACAGCAGACTACCTGGAGAAGGTGCTGGAGCCGTGTGACTGGATGGCCTTATGGTGCACAGATGCGTTTGACGTCCTGGTGGAGGTGAGAGCAGTTGCATGTGAATCTAAACTCCATTACTGCAGGTTTTCTGCAGCTCTTCTGTATGATTCTGTTCCAGGTGACCGATTTGGACCTGAAGAATCTGAAAGCCTGGGTGGAGCTCTCGCTGCCTCTGAAGTGTGTCACCAGAGGCTGTGAGATCACTGAGGAGGCCATGCTCTCTCTGCTAGAAGCCACTCAGTACAAAGTTcacctgcaggagctgcaggtggtATATgatgagtctggggactttgttcAGACCGCTCTGGCTCTTGAACACCTCCGGTAGGTCTCTGCTGAATGGGACTGCACCGGTTTCACGTGCTTGGCGACAGTGTTTTCTCTTTTGCagttttttctataaacacatctGGAGGGAGTGGGATGAGGAGGATGAAGATGACGACTTTGACTATTTTGTCCGCTGTGTGGAGCCTCGTCTGAGACTGTGAGAAGATCCAGAGCTTCTGGGATAAGTTCTACCTGTGAATATTTGTCCCTATTCCTGAATCACATTTTAAAATCTTTCTTAGTTTCTACGACATCCTGGAGGACAGAGTCCCTGTCGGCCTGGTGGCGGAGTACCGCTCCTTACTGGAAAACTGTTCCAAGTGCTTCCAGCAGTTTTCACAGCTACGCAGCAGCCTCAGCGTTGACTCCGACTCGGAGCTGGACAACGTGTCCATGGTGGAGGGCCTGAAGCTCTACGACCAGCTGGAGACATTCAAAAGAAAGCTCCGCATCATTGAGAACCCCCTGTTGAGGTACTCTGTCCTTTGTCCTCCCTCTCACGTCCCTCCCTACTGTCTAATAACCATCCCTCCACACATGAACCCGACTCTCCCACAGGTATGTCCTGGCTTACAAAGGAAACTCCTGGCAGCAAAACCTACAGAGCCGTGGGCTCAGATCATCGGGTCTGAAGGTGGTTCATGTGGTGACAGAATCCTGCTGCACCGTCCTGCTCCAGTCCCTCCTCAGTGCACGGCTGATGCCTCTGTGCTCGACTGAGGACACCGAGATCCAGGTCAGTATCTCCACGTCTACGAGTCATCCACCTGGACTCGCTCCTGGTCTGAAACTCACGGTGCTAGTTTTCTCCAGTTTGTTAAATCCTCGTGGTTTCCGTCAGTGAACATTGCTTCTTCCTAGAGCTGCTCCGATCTGATCATGTGATCACAAATTGGACCCGATCAAGTGATTTTAAATGAATGGAATCGAGCGGAAAAGATCAGACATAAAACAAACGTGActttaaattcatcctgagattGTATAACAGAATGGCTCGGTGTTTgccctacataggctcaggcgtGGCACAGCGCCACGGCTATGTAATCACCCCACCAAACAACCCCGCTTTCACGACCGACGCACGGCACTGAAACTCTTCGTGCGCTATTACCCCCTTCCACACTCTCATGGCAGTGAAACGGTCCACGAATGTAACACACACATCTCCCGCACAGCAGCGAAACGGTTCTGAGCACCGTGAGTGGCACCTGTGGGGGGCGTTTAACACAGACACTTTTTATAATGAGATTAAACACCCACACTTGTCCCGCAGTTTACGTTCTGTCCCTCCATGTTTCTTTCGCTGTGTTTGCTCCTCCCTGGCCggaagacagaggacaggagTCTCAAAAAATGTGGGTGTCAtaatactgtaaaaaatatatatcattaatgtaaaacggAACTCCAAATAACAAATTGTTCACACCTGGAATCGAACCAAAGTCGACTGGATGAAAGtcggacatcttactaggtgagcttatGTGACATTTCatttatctgtaatatttatatccatgatgacagctgaaacgacATCAATCCAAAGAACagttcagagtgaaaatggctattttgttgctaatttgcagaaaatatctagaagaaagtagctaagggtcctcagaaatgtagctaggttcatcactaggcgttaggaacagcgacaaagtcgctgagttggcgctgcctctctctctgctgctaaagctacggatagcaaatgctacgggcgatgcctgagcgtgaacgcgcatgaagcagcctgttcgacccgagcatctctctttttctgtgattttacagaaaaacaggcaatcacagtaaaaatgccagggctcattctacaggaccagggcattgcaggagaatgtatgaagaagacatttattatttctatacatgttttggctgtcaaacttccataatgcccctttaagtgaaggtttgagtacagcaaccttaaaatcttgttgtacatatccatttactaaggatagattgattatatctagaatgggagcagtaaccaaaggaaatgcatctttaaataatttggtggggattggatccaaaatgcaagttgaaggtttagatgaagctaatatttttgataactctgaaagctcaactggatcaaaacggttcaaacacagatgaggttctacagtcacctctgatgctgcctcacttactgaggaagaagaaatcgcattagggaggatgctaaagattttgtttctaatagaattaattttacttgaaaaaaacatcccatgaagtcattgctgctgagggctaagggaatagatggctcagagatatgattctgtgtaagtttagcagctgtactgaaaagaaattcaggattattcttattctcctcaattagcaatggatataataagcagttctagtttgtcgaagcttatttttataaagcacaagactatttttccaggataggtaggcctcctcatggtacatagagcgccatgttctctccaattttctagagttttgttctaaagcttgtaaatgagaattaaaccagggagccaacttcctgtccctaattaccttcttttttaaaggggcaacatcatctaatgccacacgtaaagaggaattaacatgatgaactaaggcatcaatttgtgaggggctagaactgaaaatattgccctccgctacgttcctctgagatgctgaggacagtaaagatggaacagttgatttaaaagatgcaactgcgttgtcagatagagaccgactatagtgaaatttactttcatgtctcgaaaactcagttataaaaagctCAAAGGTTAtcggaaagtggtccgagagaactggattatgtggaaagatcgttatttcctcacactctatgccataagtcagcacaaggtctaatgtatgatggcaggagtgggtggagctatgtattctttgggtaaaaccaattgagtctaagatattactaaaggctacattgaggctatcattttcaatatcCACAtatatgttaaaatcccccactacaatgaccttatcagtatttagcaccaaatcagataaaaatctgagatctgatccaaaaactcggagtaagggcctggtggacgatataaagctACAAACAGCCCAGTCAAATattctttagcttagcataaactatGTAGGTGAATGGTAACAATTAGCATTTTGCATGCAAAAGTCATTAAAATTAGTCGGTGATGTTTAGGTGGCGCCCTCACCACATTATCAATTTAAAATTCAACGCCCCCTGATAATCAGGAACCAAAACCAGCTGAACCTAAAGGCACGTTAGTTCAGTTTTACAGATCAAGCTTGAGACGGAGTTCCATTCCACACATGCAgagatttattaaaggaaaacaAAATGAGTTTAAATCATCTACCAAAAATACCATGCACCTAACGGATGAAAACTAATTAAAACCAAATCAACCTAGGCT
This genomic window from Nothobranchius furzeri strain GRZ-AD chromosome 9, NfurGRZ-RIMD1, whole genome shotgun sequence contains:
- the shcbp1 gene encoding SHC SH2 domain-binding protein 1 isoform X2: MFWSLSVFNLLQHLGRITLTLLLYEVTVIVGRNPSFLNGTCSVHLYSGKYGNTPLNGGTSITLGNCLTVLFQNEDKEAADEEEEEDDDDSGTDHLSGEKSGTQLQRCEHHEGGRSSLPDTFQTSSLLFYERFKAYQDYMLGDCKPSEVKAFTADYLEKVLEPCDWMALWCTDAFDVLVEVTDLDLKNLKAWVELSLPLKCVTRGCEITEEAMLSLLEATQYKVHLQELQVVYDESGDFVQTALALEHLRFFYKHIWREWDEEDEDDDFDYFVRCVEPRLRLFYDILEDRVPVGLVAEYRSLLENCSKCFQQFSQLRSSLSVDSDSELDNVSMVEGLKLYDQLETFKRKLRIIENPLLRYVLAYKGNSWQQNLQSRGLRSSGLKVVHVVTESCCTVLLQSLLSARLMPLCSTEDTEIQFHREPVSAVDACHQDDVVILLPGRYSVSSSIFIPDSITMEGFGFPDEIVIEKKTKGSTFVESTGADVRLSNIKFIQHDAIEGILCVRKGTLNMENCVLQCQTTGVIVQTSARLTMNVCDLYGSKGAGVEIYPGSVCSLVGNSIHHCRDGILIKDFANALDGMPAITMENNNIHNNEGYAVILVKPGDGKYQVLAERREDRPGAESKGDIPSTDMSTSSSAPATPKSAETNSMEEDLASAVNRKWQFSRQISRNKEVSCSRPVQDLMEHQIFVSVQGNQFRRNGKGDFGTFFY
- the tssc4 gene encoding U5 small nuclear ribonucleoprotein TSSC4 — translated: MSEREQVRDDGGVFQSDDVLELSPSHESEAEEAPSRAPFDPELDHSDDEEEVEASGPAPIATFTLTGGNSAFSYRSRSIFDCLDTVDRKTAPSLNQETSTNRRKTSCPMPTCPTPPKKRGVPDYLAHPERWTHYSLEDVTESSDQDNRRTAHQFLSSLRQETNRDPPCNIQKKMIFSRPNRPPKDLITVQQGKEKELQLSHLAEEEEEEDEGKRREETRGPTVLEDEEKEVSGGVEPAEEQTMEESSLSFTSFRKTKTKNYRRSSEQEDD
- the shcbp1 gene encoding SHC SH2 domain-binding protein 1 isoform X1, yielding MFWSLSVFNLLQHLGRITLTLLLYEVTVIVGRNPSFLNGTCSVHLYSGKYGNTPLNGGTSITLGNCLTVLFQNEDKEAADEEEEEDDDDSGTDHLSGEKSGTQLQRCEHHEGGRSSLPDTFQTSSLLFYERFKAYQDYMLGDCKPSEVKAFTADYLEKVLEPCDWMALWCTDAFDVLVEVTDLDLKNLKAWVELSLPLKCVTRGCEITEEAMLSLLEATQYKVHLQELQVVYDESGDFVQTALALEHLRFFYKHIWREWDEEDEDDDFDYFVRCVEPRLRLFYDILEDRVPVGLVAEYRSLLENCSKCFQQFSQLRSSLSVDSDSELDNVSMVEGLKLYDQLETFKRKLRIIENPLLRYVLAYKGNSWQQNLQSRGLRSSGLKVVHVVTESCCTVLLQSLLSARLMPLCSTEDTEIQFHREPVSAVDACHQDDVVILLPGRYSVSSSIFIPDSITMEGFGFPDEIVIEKKTKGSTFVESTGADVRLSNIKFIQHDAIEGILCVRKGTLNMENCVLQCQTTGVIVQTSARLTMNVCDLYGSKGAGVEIYPGSVCSLVGNSIHHCRDGILIKDFANALDGMPAITMENNNIHNNEGYAVILVKPGDGKYQVLAERREEDRPGAESKGDIPSTDMSTSSSAPATPKSAETNSMEEDLASAVNRKWQFSRQISRNKEVSCSRPVQDLMEHQIFVSVQGNQFRRNGKGDFGTFFY
- the shcbp1 gene encoding SHC SH2 domain-binding protein 1 isoform X3 — translated: MELEQGEPTCRVSDMSDMVVVDLDSTVTAELEAGSGSSEADTTQVLFQNEDKEAADEEEEEDDDDSGTDHLSGEKSGTQLQRCEHHEGGRSSLPDTFQTSSLLFYERFKAYQDYMLGDCKPSEVKAFTADYLEKVLEPCDWMALWCTDAFDVLVEVTDLDLKNLKAWVELSLPLKCVTRGCEITEEAMLSLLEATQYKVHLQELQVVYDESGDFVQTALALEHLRFFYKHIWREWDEEDEDDDFDYFVRCVEPRLRLFYDILEDRVPVGLVAEYRSLLENCSKCFQQFSQLRSSLSVDSDSELDNVSMVEGLKLYDQLETFKRKLRIIENPLLRYVLAYKGNSWQQNLQSRGLRSSGLKVVHVVTESCCTVLLQSLLSARLMPLCSTEDTEIQFHREPVSAVDACHQDDVVILLPGRYSVSSSIFIPDSITMEGFGFPDEIVIEKKTKGSTFVESTGADVRLSNIKFIQHDAIEGILCVRKGTLNMENCVLQCQTTGVIVQTSARLTMNVCDLYGSKGAGVEIYPGSVCSLVGNSIHHCRDGILIKDFANALDGMPAITMENNNIHNNEGYAVILVKPGDGKYQVLAERREEDRPGAESKGDIPSTDMSTSSSAPATPKSAETNSMEEDLASAVNRKWQFSRQISRNKEVSCSRPVQDLMEHQIFVSVQGNQFRRNGKGDFGTFFY